Proteins encoded within one genomic window of Microbacterium soli:
- the hpaD gene encoding 3,4-dihydroxyphenylacetate 2,3-dioxygenase, with protein sequence MSNHEGKTLTSSGFYVSQEAPIDTANPVATPQAAPPDILRCAYMELVVTDLAASREFYVDVLGLYVTEEDEDAIHLRSTEEFIHHNLVLRRGPVAAVAVLSYRVRSAADLDRAEAFYRELGCDVRRNRDGFTKGIGDSVRVVDPLGFPYEFFFETQHVERLSWRYDLHTPGELVRLDHFNQVVPDVPRAVRHYQDLGFRVTEDIQDEDGTVYAAWMRRKPTVHDTAATGGDGPRLHHIAFSTHEKHNILAICDKLGALRRSDAIERGPGRHGVSNAFYLYLRDPDGHRVEIYTQDYYTGDPDNPVVTWDVHDNQRRDWWGNPVVPSWYTDASLVLDLDGNPQPVHARTETSEMAVTIGADGFSYTRANDESEMPEWKQGEYKLGHQL encoded by the coding sequence ATGAGCAACCACGAAGGAAAGACCCTCACCTCCTCCGGCTTCTACGTGAGCCAGGAGGCCCCCATCGACACGGCGAACCCCGTCGCGACCCCGCAGGCCGCTCCGCCGGACATCCTGCGCTGCGCGTACATGGAGCTCGTCGTGACCGACCTCGCGGCGTCCCGCGAGTTCTACGTCGACGTCCTCGGCCTGTACGTCACGGAGGAGGATGAGGACGCGATCCACCTGCGCTCCACCGAGGAGTTCATCCACCACAACCTGGTGCTGCGCCGGGGACCGGTCGCGGCGGTGGCCGTGCTGTCGTATCGGGTGCGATCGGCGGCCGATCTGGACCGCGCCGAGGCGTTCTACCGTGAGCTGGGATGCGACGTGCGCCGCAACCGCGACGGCTTCACGAAGGGCATCGGCGATTCGGTGCGCGTGGTGGACCCGCTCGGCTTCCCGTACGAGTTCTTCTTCGAGACCCAGCACGTGGAGCGCCTCTCCTGGCGTTACGACCTGCACACGCCCGGGGAGCTCGTGCGACTGGACCACTTCAACCAGGTCGTCCCCGATGTGCCCCGGGCCGTGCGCCACTACCAGGACCTCGGCTTCCGCGTCACCGAGGACATCCAGGACGAGGACGGCACGGTCTACGCCGCATGGATGCGCCGCAAGCCGACCGTGCACGACACCGCCGCGACCGGTGGCGACGGCCCCCGCCTGCACCACATCGCCTTCTCCACGCATGAGAAGCACAACATCCTCGCCATCTGCGACAAGCTGGGCGCACTGCGCCGGTCGGATGCCATCGAGCGGGGCCCCGGACGCCACGGCGTCAGCAACGCCTTCTACCTGTACCTGCGCGACCCCGACGGGCACCGGGTGGAGATCTACACGCAGGACTACTACACCGGCGACCCCGACAATCCCGTGGTCACCTGGGATGTGCACGACAACCAGCGCCGCGACTGGTGGGGCAACCCGGTCGTGCCGAGCTGGTACACCGACGCGTCGCTCGTGCTCGATCTGGACGGCAACCCGCAGCCGGTGCACGCCCGCACCGAGACCAGCGAGATGGCCGTGACGATCGGCGCGGACGGGTTCTCCTACACGCGCGCGAACGACGAGTCGGAGATGCCGGAGTGGAAGCAGGGCGAGTACAAGCTGGGACACCAGCTGTGA
- a CDS encoding fumarylacetoacetate hydrolase family protein yields MPADTIAALAAELAEAERTRGTIPRITARHPEATIEDSYAIQGVWRDSQLAAGRTLVGRKIGLTSKAMQQATGIAEPDYGVMFDDTVYVTGSEIPFDDFSNVRIEVELAFALKAPLEGPDCTLEDALAAIDYVVPALEVLNSHIELEGRTIVDTISDNAAYGAMVLGDVRMRPDEIDLRWVPGVLSRNGEIEETGVAAGVLGHPARGVAWLADKFHQHGQRLQAGELILAGSFTRPMWVSRGDAVLCDYHEMGTIECRFV; encoded by the coding sequence CTGCCCGCCGACACCATCGCGGCGCTCGCGGCCGAGCTCGCCGAGGCCGAGCGCACCCGCGGCACGATCCCTCGTATCACCGCCCGGCATCCGGAGGCGACGATCGAGGACTCCTACGCCATCCAGGGCGTCTGGCGGGACTCGCAGCTCGCCGCCGGGCGCACACTCGTGGGTCGCAAGATCGGACTGACCTCGAAGGCCATGCAGCAGGCGACGGGGATCGCCGAGCCCGACTACGGCGTGATGTTCGACGACACGGTGTACGTCACCGGGTCGGAGATCCCCTTCGACGACTTCTCGAACGTGCGCATCGAGGTGGAGCTGGCCTTCGCCCTGAAGGCGCCGCTGGAGGGTCCGGACTGCACCCTCGAGGACGCCCTGGCCGCGATCGACTACGTCGTGCCGGCGCTGGAGGTGCTCAATTCGCACATCGAGCTGGAGGGCCGCACGATCGTGGACACCATCAGCGACAACGCCGCCTACGGCGCGATGGTGCTGGGCGATGTGCGCATGCGTCCCGACGAGATCGACCTGCGCTGGGTCCCCGGCGTCCTCTCCCGCAACGGGGAGATCGAGGAGACCGGTGTCGCGGCGGGCGTCCTGGGCCACCCCGCGAGGGGCGTGGCCTGGCTGGCGGACAAGTTCCATCAGCACGGGCAGCGTCTGCAGGCCGGGGAGCTGATCCTGGCAGGATCGTTCACGAGGCCGATGTGGGTCTCACGCGGTGACGCCGTGCTGTGCGATTATCACGAGATGGGAACCATCGAATGCCGCTTCGTCTAG